The Lycium barbarum isolate Lr01 chromosome 4, ASM1917538v2, whole genome shotgun sequence nucleotide sequence ttagtcataaaaaaataacttttaccaaaatcatcggattaagacattagacctaaattaagcatcctacgactttagtaaccttttcacaccatattccctgtgggattcgatctcaaccttattgggttactatatttgataacGTCCGCGTTATtctattaataggtgtaatttgagcgtatcagctaCCACTTGGAGGTGCTAGAGTTTTCTCAAGAACAACCACATCCCAACCAGCTTCGATGGAAGAATGTGCACAACATATATCTGCTATGCTACCTCCAACTATGACTGCCTTTGTTTTTACATTTcattcttctctctctctctctcttctctgcAAACTAGCGAAATTATTCAATGGCAAGTGCTTTGACCAAATTGCCCTTGGTAGACGATTCACTTCTTCAACTCATGCTTTTATATAGTTTAGTTTTAACAAAGAGAATTTGTTTATtacaaattaaaaactaaaaaaatggaagaaattgcacgaattgtccttcaaatgggctggtatttaatttttgcctttagcaattaattttaggaataatttcaataatatacaatccaaATATTATATCCAcgtagttatatttttaatttacatctgtatagccaacttttttttacaatagtgtttatacacacgatatacaacattatacacttactgtaAATAATGTGTCGGTCTTacataaaagtgtataataatgtataaaagggttATTTTGGGTAATATTAAAACTATGAGTCATTTCAGGTAAATATTTTTTTCCAAATAGGCATAGGCtgttatttttcctaaattttATGCCTAATGGCCATAAGTTATTAATGGTGCGGaacataacttgtgagatattatgatgcagaaatataaatttataccccaattttattttatttttgagggacaaaaattaaacagCAACACAAAATAAGGGCATAAGTGACAATGAGCCTACAAAATGTGGAGAAAGTTTTGGTAGGACCTACAGCACACATGTGGatccccaccttttttttttttttacatgagttggaggtggacaACAAAACCATCTTCATCAATTTTTGTTTTATCCATAAATTTCTAAAAATAAAACATGGAATATCCAAGAAAACAGTTAGAAAAACAACGGAATAAGAGAAAGTGAATACTTTGATCTAACAACAAGGAGGGCCACTTTTTTTGGACAGTCATTCAAAAATGCTCAAATGCAGCGCGTGGTATAGAAATCCAACtgaatgaatccaccattattgacttaatgagggatactttgagaattacatggatattgcttaattttttaatatggggtcctttttttttttttttttttttggcatgagttGGAGGTAAAAAATAGtactacatttttttttataccgTCTAAagaaaaatgatatatttttatgtttagaaatcatttaacttgatttaaatgaaatgatttaaattcacacaaatatctatgacttgttttagaccacaagtttcaaagatctttcctttctttttaaacttcgtgtctagtcaaattaTGTCACAAAATTAGGACAGaaagagtaccttttagtaatataattatggaatttttattacagaaagtattataattcaattaattgaaaatatcaataaattattttactaagtccgcttctcccatatatgactttcctggtttggttctccaattgaaagatttgaaatacaccttctcctaccgagtttcatgccattatctctttctactcaacaacactaaAAAGCATTTTTATGTGTCAGCATCTGTTgcagtcttaaatttttaaatatagaccaacttcatcattttaaaaaaatacgtttatacgtttcttgaccgtttatatttcgtcttctcgatgttattcttcattatttatgtgagacgtatgtgtctaaacttatactcaaaggtataagttttaaatcttttggttttttttttctttacgtggacccacttttttttttgttgcaattaTCTCCTAATTTTTCACGTGgatcccaccttaattttttttaatttctactaTTACGGAAGAGTGagtcccaccttaattttttttttttaatttactattatagaagaccgtttatatttcgtcttcttgatgttattcctcattattggtGTGAGACATATGTGTCCAAACTTATACTCTTAAATCTTTTAGtgttatgacttctttagcagttttggtgttcaatttaaatcgttatttcttttttcccgaacttctcttctttacattttctgtaagcgtacctttaccattttctgagcttattatcattatttaaatatcctATGTTTTTCTATTGCAATTATCTCCTACTTCATCACGTGAACCCCACCTTAATTGTTTTTTGCAATTATCTTCTAATTCTCCATGCgagccccaccttaatttttttaaatctctATTATTATAGAAGAGTAAGTCTCaccttaaatttgttttttttttcattcctactattatagaagattgagccccaccttaatttttttttatatatataatttttctaCTATTAAAGAAGATTggagcccactttttttttctttttttaagggaCTGACGATGATCAATATAAAAACCGatgtttctatatagtagtaatccTTAGGCGGGGATGTACGGAGGAATCTTTTGCAATTTTCATAATCAATTGAACTAAATATGAAAAGAAAATGCACATGTGCGTTTGGATGGTTATTATGTACCGGGAGCGATTAAAGCTGCACATGTACCTTTTAAAAGTCGCTAGTGATTGTGTCTCAGATTAAATTAGTCTTTAAAAAGAATTAATATTTTACTCAGTCTTGTGCATTGAGTTGTATGTCCTATACCATAACAGGAGAAAGGACGGAAGAAGCCAAGTTTTATTAAATGATTTACCTGTCTATAGGGAATTAATTTCTTATATAAAGACTCCCAAGTGCCTTCAACGGCCCTTCTCCTTTACGGGTATGAGCTTTTCATGTTGTTTCAGTCGTCGTGGTGGAGGGGAAGAAAGGAATGTTGTATGTGACATGACTATTCCTGTTGTCAATGACTAATAAAAGCGCAATGGCTGGTGAAATGGTGATGTTTGACGCCTCATCAGATGCAACATCTATTTGTTTTATTCTATAAAATGTACAAGTTTATATTTACGTGACTGGTCAGTCTTGATCCAGCAACGATGGTAAGCAACTGCACTATACATTATACTGTATATTACTCGTATTTACAGAAAGCTATATTGAAATCGCATTGACTTCCGAGCTACTGCGGGTACTAGCTCAGTAAGCCACACCACCAGAGAAAGTATCCCCGTCGTGAAGCACAGATTCTGTCAGCCAGTAGCCATCCCAAGACCCGCCAACACGCTGTAAATTACAAGTCATATGTCTATTATCTTCTTCAAACAAAATGAAAACgagagaaagaaaatgaaaatccCAATGTAAGCAGAAAATTTAATTGGAAATATTAAGTATTTAAGTGGAGATAACGCGCTGTGccacaatatttccataataGAGTATTGCTACTTTCGAAATCCATGTACAACAAGTGTGAAATTAAACTAAGAATAGTTACATAACTTAAGAATACAAAACTAGTTTTCATGTCAACATGTGTGAAGGAAGCACAGACACAGTCAACCACTTGTTTTTGCATTGTTCTGTTGCTACACAGGTATGACAGATATTTTAAAGTATTTTGTGACTGAATTGGTCACAAGATCTACCTCTAATTTCCTAAAGTACTGGAGAAGAAAAGGGCTACAAAATGCAATGAATACCACATGGAATACAATACCAGCACGTATCTGGTGGGTGTCACTGGAAGGAAAGAAATAGAAAGTCATTTGAAGGACCAGCCAGCACTACTTTAAAGAATGATGATTTAATCTGATTGTATCTTTCTGTTCCCCTGTTGGCGTAGAATGGATTTTGTAAGTGACCCTGAAACCCTATTACAGTGTATAGAGACTTTGCATAGATAGTCAgggtttctctttttttttttttttgggggggggggggggatcaatCTCTGTTTTCACTTCTCTCAGAAATATAAGCTGGAAAAGAgatcttcattcatacaaataggaCATGATGAATTGCTTGAAAGCTACTCAGAAAACAGATCGGTACAGTTTAACACAACGTTTCCATGTATGTGAACACTGGTATAAGTGCTTATATGGGGTAAATATCCACGTTCAGTTTTAAGCAGGTCTTGTGTATTTTAGAGAACTCAACATGAAGAGTTATACATGTCATACCCATTTTACATGCATATGTCAAGGCAAAGAAGGAGCTTGGATAATGTAGCCTTTCAGTGCAAATAAATTGATTCTTTTGTTAGAAAACATATTTTGCAGCGTTGCAGTCTCTCTTAATTTTGTTTGGcccaatataaatatagataaaCGGCATAAGGGTTTACTATCTTGAACGCGTTGAAATTACTAATGGATATACATGGAGAATAAAACTACATAACATACTCGATATTTTTCTCTCATTAGTCCAGCTTCCACCATATGCACATTTTCATGGTAATATTTTAAATGAAAAATCTAAGGGAAAAGCAGTTAAAGAAATATCAATTCAAATAAAGTCTTAACAGGGAGGTGAGCAATAAAGAACAAACCTGAACCAAGGTAAATTGGAAGATTTCTTCTTCCTCAGGTCGAGTGCCTCTAACCCAGACACGCTGCTTATACAGATTCTACACAAGCATAGTGGAAATTAGACAATTCTCAAGCTTCTCATGTACTTTCCTGAACATTTGTTAGCAACATTTAAAAACTGACAAACCTCATTTACATGCAAACTGCTCAAAATCTCCCTCTCCTGATGGCCAAGCAATACCCTATAagtcgaatgatgaaaaattcGCCTGAATCTTTCAAACTGTATGACAGTAGACCAACCAAGTAAAGATAGGTTTAGTGAATATCACCTTTTTTTAATTCATAGAATAATAACTACAGCCTTTTTTAATTGTTGTCTATGGTGCAGGTATTTTGTTTACGTGCCTTGAGTGGATTGACAGGCAGCTTACTCTTTGAGCATTCATAATGATTGAGCCAATATATGGCCATAATTAATGATTAAGGaggaaagcaaaaaaaaaaaaaattaaactaatAATACTAAAACGGACCCAAAAAAAGGGTAGCCCGGTGCAAAAAGCATCCCACGTTAGCAGGGTCTCGGAAAGGGCCGCACTtaaaggggtgtgatgtagacagcctaccctaatgcaagcattagtggtGCTTTCCACGACTCGAACCCGTAACCTATAGGTCACGTGGATACAACTTTACCGTTgctccaaggctccccttcaaataaatattttggtaATGATTACTGACCTGACCCAAGTCAAAAAAGCGCCCGAAGTAGGTAGACCTTTGAAAAGGATCGAATCCAGCAAACTATGACAAGAGGTTAAAGATTACAAAACCGCCAGCTTCAGCTTGTGATAAACCATCAGATTCTAGAGAAAAGGATTTTTAGAAATTACTCTGTACATGACTTCAACTCCATAATCGTGATGAGGTTGGTCATTGTACTTCAATGCATCAAGCTGGTGTCGAACTGCATCTTCTGCACTAAACTATTGCAAAACCATAAAGAAAATTGATACATAAGTAAGCGCAGAAACCTCCCAGGTTCCACCTTTAAGTGCTACAAAAACTTACACTTAATCTTGGACCAAATGGCTTTTCCCTACGAGATTCAAGCCTGCAACAGATAATGCAAAATTGCAAAGAATTAATAGAACTTCCCCCAATTAAGGATTGTTGAAGACATAACCTTTCAGATGAGGTGGTCATACAATTCTAACATGGTACAAAAGCATGCAGAGATCATGACTTCAATAACGGTTTATCAAAATTAATTTTCACATGCTTGGGCCAAATACTGGAATATATGAGAACTTAGCTAAACAAACACTATGGAAGTGAAGGATCC carries:
- the LOC132635738 gene encoding uncharacterized protein LOC132635738 isoform X1 — its product is MHTMSFCSSVSSPQSLSMFAKPFGYSKPYSPRISASSSSSSSSSDVPDFLSSDWLESRREKPFGPRLSFSAEDAVRHQLDALKYNDQPHHDYGVEVMYRFAGFDPFQRSTYFGRFFDLGQFERFRRIFHHSTYRVLLGHQEREILSSLHVNENLYKQRVWVRGTRPEEEEIFQFTLVQRVGGSWDGYWLTESVLHDGDTFSGGVAY
- the LOC132635738 gene encoding uncharacterized protein LOC132635738 isoform X2: MHTMSFCSSVSSPQSLSMFAKPFGYSKPYSPRISASSSSSSSSSDVPDFLSSDWLESRREKPFGPRLSFSAEDAVRHQLDALKYNDQPHHDYGVEVMYRFAGFDPFQRSTYFGRFFDLGQFERFRRIFHHSTYRVLLGHQEREILSSLHVNENLYKQRVWVRGTRPEEEEIFQFTLVQGNRKIQSD